A portion of the Opitutus sp. ER46 genome contains these proteins:
- a CDS encoding RluA family pseudouridine synthase gives MIDPSEVPGWVVYEDERLLVVNKPGDVVCHPSKAGPWSSLVGALREYSGLPTVHLVFRLDRETSGIVVLTKDAAMASRLQVAMQKRTVGKAYVAILRGRLTAPVTVDQPLGDDVHSMVFLKSAVTTDGQKAVSHFTPLSVSPAEAAEPFSLVRVVTETGRKHQIRAHAEWLGHPMVGDKIYGGDATCYLEFIDHGWTPRLAAQLLLSRQALHCAEIDLRGAGLDHVFTAPLAADMQTFCAERGLALPA, from the coding sequence ATGATCGATCCGTCCGAGGTGCCCGGCTGGGTCGTGTACGAGGACGAACGCCTGCTCGTGGTGAACAAACCGGGTGACGTCGTCTGCCACCCGTCGAAGGCGGGCCCATGGTCGAGCCTGGTTGGCGCGTTGCGCGAATACAGCGGGTTGCCGACGGTGCACCTGGTTTTCCGGCTGGATCGGGAGACGAGCGGGATCGTGGTGCTGACGAAGGACGCGGCCATGGCCAGCCGCCTGCAAGTGGCCATGCAAAAGCGCACGGTGGGCAAAGCGTACGTAGCGATCCTGCGGGGGCGGTTGACCGCGCCGGTGACGGTCGATCAGCCGCTGGGCGACGACGTGCACAGCATGGTGTTTCTGAAATCGGCGGTGACGACGGACGGCCAGAAGGCGGTGAGCCATTTCACGCCCTTGTCGGTTTCGCCCGCGGAGGCGGCCGAGCCGTTCAGCCTGGTGCGCGTGGTGACGGAGACCGGGCGCAAGCACCAGATCCGGGCGCATGCGGAGTGGCTCGGCCATCCGATGGTCGGCGACAAGATCTACGGCGGGGACGCGACCTGTTACCTCGAGTTCATCGATCATGGCTGGACGCCGCGACTCGCGGCCCAGTTGCTCCTGTCGCGGCAGGCGCTGCATTGCGCGGAGATCGACCTGCGGGGAGCCGGGCTGGACCACGTGTTCACGGCGCCGCTCGCGGCGGACATGCAGACATTCTGCGCCGAGCGCGGACTCGCGCTGCCGGCCTGA
- a CDS encoding glutamate--tRNA ligase family protein has product MSQVRVRFAPSPTGFFHIGSARTALFNWLYARHTGGAFVLRIEDTDKERNSEAFLNVIYDSLRWLGMDWDEGPKVGGAYGPYKQSERNAVYKEYIDRLLASGRAYEKDGATWLKVDGERYEVFDAHRKKTVTKVKAAPVVINDLIRGRVERVEDEDFVIVRSDGSPVFHLVNVIDDIAMQITHVIRGEDHLSNTSKHVLLYQAFGVQPPEFAHIPLILKQNGPGKMSKRDQGALIEEYQRRGYLPEALVNFLCLLGWNPGDDREKMPIADIIRLFDLPGVNQSNARFDEKKLAHMNMAYLLALPADAFLTLARGYFERQTGNAVAQAALAAEPAYFRDVMLLSQPKIKGVEELPAYTGYFFTEDFPVDAKVRDKVMGKGDPKARLRELMAALPTFDLSSDTAIEQAIKDLATKNALGFGDYQAVARLALSGTNVGPSITGMIRILGRDRVLARMTRFLAAT; this is encoded by the coding sequence ATGTCTCAAGTTCGTGTTCGCTTTGCTCCGAGTCCGACCGGGTTCTTCCACATCGGCAGTGCCCGGACGGCCCTGTTCAACTGGCTTTACGCCCGCCACACCGGCGGCGCCTTCGTCCTGCGCATCGAGGACACGGACAAGGAGCGCAACAGTGAGGCATTCCTGAATGTGATTTACGACAGCCTGCGCTGGCTGGGCATGGACTGGGATGAAGGTCCGAAGGTGGGCGGGGCCTACGGCCCGTACAAGCAGAGTGAGCGCAATGCCGTGTACAAGGAGTACATCGACCGCCTGCTGGCGTCGGGCCGCGCGTACGAGAAGGACGGCGCGACGTGGCTCAAAGTCGACGGCGAGCGCTACGAGGTCTTTGACGCGCACCGCAAGAAGACGGTGACCAAGGTGAAGGCGGCGCCGGTGGTGATCAACGACCTGATCCGTGGACGCGTGGAGCGCGTCGAGGACGAGGACTTCGTGATCGTGCGGTCGGACGGCAGCCCGGTGTTTCACCTGGTGAACGTCATCGACGACATCGCGATGCAGATCACGCACGTGATCCGCGGGGAGGATCATCTCTCGAACACCTCCAAGCACGTGCTGCTGTATCAGGCCTTTGGCGTGCAGCCGCCGGAGTTCGCGCACATTCCGCTGATCCTGAAGCAGAACGGCCCGGGCAAAATGTCGAAGCGCGACCAGGGCGCATTGATCGAGGAGTATCAGCGTCGCGGTTACCTGCCGGAGGCGCTGGTGAACTTCCTCTGCCTGCTGGGGTGGAACCCGGGCGACGACCGCGAGAAGATGCCGATCGCGGACATCATCCGGCTGTTCGACCTGCCGGGCGTGAACCAGAGCAACGCGCGTTTCGACGAGAAGAAACTCGCGCACATGAACATGGCGTACCTGCTGGCGCTGCCGGCGGACGCGTTCCTGACCCTCGCGCGCGGCTACTTCGAGCGGCAGACCGGGAACGCGGTCGCACAGGCGGCGCTCGCGGCGGAGCCGGCGTATTTCCGGGACGTGATGCTGCTCAGCCAGCCAAAGATCAAGGGCGTGGAGGAGCTGCCGGCGTACACGGGGTACTTCTTCACCGAGGACTTTCCGGTCGACGCGAAGGTGCGCGACAAGGTCATGGGCAAGGGCGACCCGAAGGCGCGGCTCCGCGAGCTCATGGCGGCGCTGCCGACGTTCGACCTGTCGAGCGACACCGCGATCGAGCAGGCGATCAAGGACCTCGCGACGAAGAACGCGCTGGGCTTTGGCGATTACCAGGCGGTCGCGCGGCTGGCGTTGTCCGGCACGAACGTCGGCCCGAGCATCACCGGCATGATCCGGATCCTCGGCCGCGACCGGGTGCTGGCGCGGATGACGCGTTTCCTGGCCGCCACCTGA
- a CDS encoding M14 family metallocarboxypeptidase, which yields MPTPTALLDPATYLARFEAAAPRAGFRLERFGEIADYPLLAASRRTPGPRPRIYLSAGIHGDEPAPPFALLAALEQGVFDARAVWIMCPLLNPLGFTRRTRENAEGVDLNRDYRAFRTAEIQAHARWLRAQPNFDLAICVHEDWESNGFYLYELNATGTPGFAREIVDAVAACCPIDPATVIDGRPISAPGIIRPDGDPFERDLWPEAFYLRAHHTQLSYTFETPSSFPLDQRVNALVTAIRTAIDQLLGAPADTRPAAD from the coding sequence GTGCCCACACCCACCGCCCTTCTCGACCCCGCCACCTATCTCGCCCGTTTCGAAGCCGCCGCTCCCCGCGCGGGCTTTCGCCTCGAACGTTTTGGCGAGATCGCCGATTACCCGCTCCTGGCCGCTTCCCGCCGCACGCCCGGCCCGCGGCCGCGCATCTACCTCTCGGCCGGAATCCACGGCGACGAACCCGCCCCGCCGTTCGCGCTGCTCGCCGCCCTCGAGCAGGGCGTCTTCGACGCGCGCGCGGTGTGGATCATGTGCCCGCTCCTGAACCCGCTCGGCTTCACGCGCCGCACCCGCGAGAACGCCGAGGGCGTCGACCTCAACCGCGATTACCGCGCGTTTCGGACCGCCGAGATCCAGGCCCACGCCCGCTGGCTTCGCGCCCAGCCCAACTTCGACCTCGCGATCTGCGTCCACGAGGACTGGGAGTCCAATGGCTTCTACCTTTACGAGCTCAACGCCACCGGCACCCCGGGGTTTGCCCGGGAGATTGTCGATGCCGTCGCCGCCTGCTGTCCGATCGATCCCGCCACCGTCATCGATGGACGGCCCATCTCGGCGCCGGGCATCATCCGGCCCGACGGCGACCCGTTCGAGCGCGATCTCTGGCCCGAGGCGTTCTACCTGCGTGCGCACCACACGCAGCTGAGCTACACCTTCGAGACCCCGTCGTCCTTCCCGCTCGACCAGCGCGTCAACGCGCTCGTCACCGCCATCCGCACCGCCATCGATCAGCTGCTCGGCGCGCCGGCCGATACCCGTCCCGCCGCCGACTGA
- the miaA gene encoding tRNA (adenosine(37)-N6)-dimethylallyltransferase MiaA, whose translation MNVPPETSLGGAAAAGTGGGKPVLHLLTGPTAVGKTEWALRWAETHGAEIVSCDSLLFYRGMDIGTAKPTRAELARVPHHLIDVCGVRERMDIATYVTRARAVIEEIRGRGRAVLVTGGSGFYLKAFLAPVADDVDVSPELRAEVTALAPDQVLERLRALNPQGLGALDVANPRRVTRALERCLAAGRTLQELAEAFARRPSAFADFDVRLTRLDREPADLAQRIEARVAAMLRDGLVEEVRRVAAEGLEENPSAAKAIGYREVLAVLAGRLPEAELAAEIVKNTRALVKKQRTWFRTQLPTHRVLAASALRDAAELFAD comes from the coding sequence GTGAACGTCCCTCCTGAGACCAGTCTGGGCGGCGCTGCGGCGGCGGGCACCGGCGGAGGGAAGCCGGTGCTGCATTTGCTCACCGGCCCCACGGCGGTCGGCAAGACCGAGTGGGCGTTGCGCTGGGCGGAGACGCACGGGGCGGAGATCGTCTCGTGCGACTCGCTGCTGTTTTACCGCGGCATGGACATTGGGACCGCGAAGCCGACCCGCGCCGAGCTCGCACGGGTGCCGCATCACCTGATCGACGTGTGCGGCGTGCGCGAACGCATGGATATCGCGACCTACGTGACGCGGGCGCGCGCGGTGATCGAGGAGATCCGCGGCCGCGGGCGGGCGGTGCTCGTGACGGGCGGGAGCGGTTTCTATTTGAAGGCGTTCCTGGCGCCGGTGGCGGACGACGTTGACGTAAGCCCGGAGCTGCGGGCGGAGGTGACGGCATTGGCGCCGGACCAGGTGCTGGAGCGGCTGCGGGCGCTCAACCCGCAGGGACTCGGCGCGCTGGATGTCGCGAACCCGCGGCGCGTGACCCGGGCGCTGGAGCGATGCCTGGCGGCGGGACGGACACTGCAGGAGCTGGCGGAGGCGTTCGCGCGGCGCCCCTCGGCGTTTGCGGATTTTGACGTGCGGCTGACGCGGCTCGACCGCGAGCCGGCGGACCTGGCGCAGCGGATTGAGGCCCGGGTGGCGGCGATGTTGCGTGACGGGTTGGTCGAGGAAGTGCGGCGGGTGGCGGCCGAAGGGCTGGAGGAGAATCCCAGTGCGGCCAAGGCGATCGGCTACCGCGAGGTGCTCGCGGTGCTGGCCGGCCGGCTGCCGGAAGCGGAACTGGCCGCGGAGATCGTTAAGAACACGCGGGCGCTCGTGAAGAAGCAGCGGACCTGGTTTCGGACGCAGCTGCCGACGCATCGGGTGCTGGCGGCATCGGCGTTGCGGGACGCCGCCGAGCTGTTTGCGGACTGA
- a CDS encoding peptidyl-prolyl cis-trans isomerase, with product MISWIQKYFQHHFKTIFAILLAVTIISFIFTIGASPGIGRGDRRYVDREFFGYNLAMAGDQQRLMGDATLSINLQVGAMMGLDNDQVQQYAFQRAASLHLADTWHIPASTEAEIKEAIKKLRMFAGQDGQFDPKAYATFRDNLKNSKGGVNAADIARVIGDDVRMEKVNALLAGPGYVLARDVRAQLERADTTWTLAIATADYASFAPDFKPTDVQLTKFFEDNVFRYEIPPRVVATYIEFPAANYVANVKITDAEVRAFYDANPARFPKPAAAKPADPKAPANADADFAAARPQVQATLIRERAQSLAQKAASDVAVAIFESKIPNGPALEGVLAGRKLQPKPLAPFTREAGPAELGNSPEIADAAFRLNKDRYISDALPTPNGAAVLFWKDIEPARKPPFVEVRAKVLADFTENEKRKRFVELGKVAKSQIEARLKAGDAFDKAVAAAGSSSGLKFETKSIAPFSLRSRPQDLDYTLLTALEQLSKGQVSDMVLSPDKGVLVYAQDKKLPDLSEANPKFAETKAQLATFSARMGATAYVAEIVERELKRTEPKVQ from the coding sequence ATGATCTCCTGGATCCAGAAATACTTCCAGCACCACTTCAAGACGATCTTCGCGATCCTGCTGGCGGTCACCATCATCTCCTTCATTTTCACCATCGGCGCCTCCCCAGGCATCGGCCGCGGTGACCGTCGCTACGTCGACCGCGAGTTCTTCGGCTACAATCTCGCGATGGCCGGCGACCAGCAGCGCCTCATGGGGGATGCGACCCTGAGCATCAACCTGCAGGTGGGCGCGATGATGGGCCTCGATAACGACCAGGTGCAGCAGTACGCGTTTCAGCGCGCTGCCAGCCTCCACCTCGCCGACACCTGGCACATTCCCGCCAGCACCGAGGCCGAGATCAAGGAGGCCATCAAGAAGTTGCGCATGTTCGCCGGCCAGGACGGCCAGTTCGACCCGAAGGCGTACGCCACTTTCCGCGACAACCTGAAGAACAGCAAAGGCGGCGTGAACGCGGCCGACATCGCCCGCGTGATCGGCGACGACGTCCGCATGGAGAAGGTCAACGCCCTCCTCGCCGGCCCCGGCTACGTGCTCGCCCGCGACGTCCGCGCCCAGCTCGAGCGCGCCGACACCACCTGGACCCTCGCCATTGCGACGGCCGACTACGCGTCCTTCGCGCCCGACTTCAAGCCGACCGACGTCCAGCTGACCAAGTTTTTTGAGGACAACGTATTTCGCTACGAGATTCCGCCCCGCGTCGTCGCGACCTATATCGAGTTCCCGGCCGCCAACTACGTGGCCAACGTGAAGATCACCGACGCCGAGGTGCGCGCGTTCTACGACGCCAATCCCGCCCGCTTCCCGAAGCCCGCCGCCGCCAAGCCCGCCGACCCGAAGGCGCCTGCCAACGCGGATGCCGATTTCGCCGCCGCCCGCCCGCAGGTCCAGGCCACGCTCATTCGCGAACGCGCCCAGAGCCTCGCGCAGAAGGCCGCCAGCGACGTCGCCGTCGCCATCTTCGAATCCAAGATTCCCAACGGTCCCGCCCTCGAAGGCGTGCTGGCCGGCCGCAAGCTGCAGCCGAAGCCGCTCGCGCCGTTCACCCGCGAGGCCGGTCCCGCCGAGCTCGGCAACTCGCCCGAGATCGCCGACGCCGCGTTCCGCCTGAACAAGGACCGCTACATTTCCGACGCCCTCCCGACGCCAAACGGCGCCGCGGTGCTCTTCTGGAAGGACATCGAACCCGCGCGCAAGCCGCCGTTCGTCGAGGTCCGCGCCAAGGTCCTCGCCGACTTCACCGAAAACGAGAAGCGCAAGCGCTTCGTCGAACTCGGCAAGGTCGCCAAGTCCCAGATCGAAGCCCGCCTCAAGGCTGGCGACGCGTTCGACAAGGCGGTCGCCGCCGCCGGCTCCAGCTCGGGCCTCAAGTTCGAGACCAAGAGCATCGCCCCGTTCTCCCTCCGCAGCCGCCCGCAGGACCTCGATTACACCCTGCTGACCGCGCTCGAGCAGCTGAGCAAGGGCCAGGTTTCCGACATGGTCCTCAGCCCCGACAAGGGCGTGCTCGTCTACGCGCAGGACAAGAAGCTGCCGGACCTGAGCGAAGCGAATCCCAAGTTCGCCGAGACCAAGGCCCAGCTCGCCACGTTCTCCGCCCGCATGGGCGCCACGGCCTACGTGGCCGAGATCGTCGAGCGCGAGCTCAAGCGCACCGAGCCGAAGGTGCAGTGA
- a CDS encoding DUF4339 domain-containing protein: MATQEIYIRNASETEARGPFSIQQVADLAEAGQVTQETLVYDAETEQWRTIADQAELLAQVFPEKKKHTLKKAEFKSLNKPQENAKEISVQDMLAAAEGRTADTKGKADPEIAMARAARIGMIGAIVTCAIAAVAEILPSADVLNGFTPGKLLDHPLLALGAIDVILAVFLALGMASFYPVVRFRAALGLGLLGFMFYAQGLSGALGAVVLGSTGLYICTVAVSILPAMLAAAAGVVGMGLLAWQLLGH; this comes from the coding sequence ATGGCCACGCAGGAAATCTACATCCGCAATGCGTCCGAAACCGAGGCCCGCGGGCCATTCAGCATTCAGCAGGTCGCGGACCTCGCGGAGGCCGGCCAGGTCACCCAGGAAACGCTGGTCTATGATGCCGAGACGGAGCAATGGCGCACGATCGCCGACCAAGCCGAGCTGCTGGCCCAGGTCTTCCCCGAAAAGAAGAAGCACACGCTGAAGAAGGCGGAGTTCAAATCGCTCAACAAACCCCAGGAGAACGCGAAGGAGATCAGCGTGCAGGACATGCTCGCCGCCGCCGAGGGGCGCACCGCCGACACCAAGGGCAAGGCCGACCCCGAGATCGCCATGGCCCGCGCGGCCCGCATCGGCATGATCGGCGCCATCGTCACGTGCGCGATCGCTGCCGTCGCCGAGATTCTCCCGTCCGCCGACGTGCTGAACGGCTTCACTCCCGGCAAGCTCCTCGACCACCCGCTCCTGGCCCTCGGTGCCATCGACGTCATCCTCGCGGTGTTCCTGGCGCTCGGCATGGCCTCGTTCTATCCCGTCGTCCGCTTCCGCGCCGCGCTCGGCCTCGGGCTGCTCGGCTTCATGTTCTACGCCCAGGGCCTGTCCGGTGCGCTTGGTGCCGTCGTGCTCGGCAGCACCGGACTCTATATCTGCACCGTCGCGGTGAGCATCCTGCCAGCCATGCTCGCGGCGGCCGCCGGTGTCGTCGGCATGGGCCTGCTCGCCTGGCAATTGCTGGGCCATTGA
- a CDS encoding TolC family protein, with product MPSTSVRALLALTLLSAAALRAQETPAAPAAAVQPSAQEQTLMQQTTPPPSPGGAPLTLEECIALAMKKNFDLQIQGYTVEQARETLNVARADFTPTITGSSTRTLNRSSYAVQQQDGTTLVLPRDSNSTRFTAGVSEKIPQTNGTLSLTSNLSRSSTRVPSYSSGVTANLSQPLLGGAGKTVATASLERAKLGVGIAYVNYRSRVLTVIRNTENAYYDLVAARETLRIRQLSLELARRLLEENQAKRTSGVATDLDVATAEVGVANARRAELQADQAVRNAEDALLALVNVDNLDVRPGPVAFDDYRDGVPSFSKSYKAARDNYPDTLSATDTIKQLEIDVATAKRNRLPSLTLNASVGYSTDDTSYGDVINSLPNDHGDARSLSLQYSMPWGMRADRARYRSAVASLNSQKVRLEQLEQQLLVNVRSAVRAVETNLASVEIAAQATQLAARQYDLQKARFDAGLSTSRLVLQAQDDLEQARVNELSAKATLRSAVAELHRLEGSSIQRFGVQLPQ from the coding sequence ATGCCCAGCACCTCTGTCCGCGCCCTCCTCGCCCTGACGCTCCTCTCCGCCGCCGCCTTGCGCGCGCAGGAGACCCCCGCCGCCCCCGCTGCCGCGGTCCAGCCCTCCGCCCAGGAGCAAACGCTGATGCAGCAGACCACACCGCCCCCGAGCCCCGGCGGCGCTCCGCTCACGCTCGAGGAGTGCATTGCGCTCGCGATGAAGAAGAACTTCGACCTGCAAATCCAGGGCTACACCGTCGAACAGGCCCGCGAGACGCTCAATGTCGCCCGCGCCGACTTCACGCCGACGATCACCGGCAGCAGCACCCGCACCCTGAACCGCTCCTCCTACGCGGTCCAGCAGCAGGACGGAACCACGCTCGTCCTCCCGCGCGACTCCAACAGCACGCGTTTCACCGCCGGCGTAAGCGAGAAGATCCCGCAGACCAACGGCACCCTCTCCCTCACCAGCAACCTTTCGCGCTCCTCCACCCGCGTCCCCTCCTATTCCAGCGGCGTCACCGCGAACCTGAGCCAGCCGCTCCTCGGCGGCGCCGGCAAGACCGTCGCGACCGCCTCCCTCGAGCGCGCCAAGCTCGGCGTCGGCATCGCCTACGTGAACTACCGCAGCCGCGTGCTGACGGTCATCCGCAACACCGAGAACGCCTACTACGACCTTGTCGCCGCCCGCGAAACCCTCCGCATCCGCCAGCTCTCGCTCGAGCTCGCCCGCCGCCTGCTCGAGGAAAACCAGGCCAAGCGCACCTCCGGCGTCGCCACCGACCTCGATGTCGCCACCGCCGAAGTCGGCGTCGCCAACGCCCGCCGCGCCGAGCTCCAGGCCGACCAGGCCGTGCGCAACGCGGAAGACGCCCTCCTCGCCCTCGTCAACGTCGACAACCTCGACGTTCGCCCCGGCCCGGTCGCGTTCGACGACTATCGCGACGGTGTGCCGTCGTTCTCCAAGTCCTACAAGGCCGCCCGCGACAACTATCCCGACACCCTCTCCGCGACCGACACGATCAAGCAGCTCGAAATCGACGTCGCCACCGCCAAGCGCAACCGCCTGCCGTCGCTCACGCTCAACGCCTCCGTCGGCTACAGCACCGACGACACGTCGTACGGCGACGTCATCAACTCCCTGCCGAACGATCACGGTGACGCCCGCTCGCTGAGCCTGCAGTACTCGATGCCCTGGGGCATGCGCGCCGACCGCGCCCGTTACCGCTCCGCGGTGGCCAGCCTGAACTCGCAAAAGGTCCGCCTCGAGCAGCTCGAGCAGCAGCTCCTCGTCAACGTCCGCAGCGCCGTCCGCGCCGTCGAAACCAATCTCGCCAGCGTCGAGATCGCGGCCCAGGCCACCCAGCTCGCCGCCCGCCAGTACGACCTGCAGAAGGCCCGCTTCGACGCCGGCCTCTCCACCAGCCGCCTGGTCCTCCAGGCGCAGGACGACCTCGAGCAGGCCCGCGTCAACGAACTCAGCGCCAAGGCCACCCTCCGCAGCGCCGTCGCCGAGCTCCACCGCCTCGAAGGCTCGTCCATCCAGCGCTTCGGCGTCCAGCTGCCGCAGTGA
- a CDS encoding YihY/virulence factor BrkB family protein translates to MPNAAPASPSGSPLRSLTALRRRLVHIYNREIWQSAFLRDRTPRGLLYAFLRVVSISITVFLETRVTSRAAALSFSSLLGLGPLIAIAVLVGGFVLGDKGDEVISDKIGRVIELVAPQLSLEARHSEARAAGTTAAAPTPDPSRAAAQPATPAPAPASAVPPPAPNAPTTLAPAPTPADSSTPAPALNAHTPTAPPGHQAIAKRVNPDIVHFVRGIITAARSSSGGAFGAISLIMIVLLLFKTIEDAFNDIWGVRVGRSIIVRIVFYWTILTLGAVIFFAAITLLGAGTFINVFEPMFRDLPGGHELLRMLKWSLPLFSMTLLVALLTIVYRVIPNTRVFWAAAFLGALVVTGLLLLNNYAGMLYVRRVILTRSLYGSVALPLVLLFALYFFWLYLLIGGIVSYAVQNVQFRNSQAAWSTLPENTRERLTLVVFLTICRRFRECLPPISASDLSVMLKVPTQLVNECLGRLEKLELVMPVLPKTDQTEPDTCYQPARPLNRITLHEFKTRDDSFGENLVGSSLDHIDPIIAHYDAALNRLSENELFQKSLDDLFAEYKFDDSRPPFTLGSRPAENPPSA, encoded by the coding sequence ATGCCGAACGCCGCGCCCGCCTCCCCGTCGGGTTCACCCCTGCGGAGTCTGACGGCCCTCCGCCGGCGTCTGGTTCACATCTACAACCGGGAGATCTGGCAATCGGCGTTCCTGCGCGACCGCACTCCGCGCGGCCTGCTGTACGCGTTCCTGCGGGTTGTCTCGATCTCCATCACGGTGTTCCTCGAGACGCGCGTCACCAGCCGCGCCGCCGCCCTCAGCTTCAGTTCGCTGCTCGGACTCGGCCCCTTGATCGCGATCGCCGTCCTCGTCGGCGGCTTCGTGCTCGGCGACAAGGGCGACGAGGTGATCTCGGACAAGATCGGGCGCGTCATCGAGCTCGTCGCCCCGCAGCTCAGCCTCGAGGCCCGACACTCCGAAGCCCGTGCCGCCGGTACCACCGCCGCCGCGCCCACGCCCGACCCCTCCCGCGCCGCCGCCCAACCAGCCACGCCCGCTCCCGCCCCTGCATCCGCCGTGCCGCCGCCCGCGCCAAACGCGCCGACCACCTTGGCGCCGGCTCCGACACCGGCCGACTCCTCCACCCCCGCCCCCGCCCTCAACGCCCACACCCCGACCGCGCCGCCCGGCCACCAGGCGATCGCCAAGCGCGTCAACCCCGACATCGTCCACTTCGTCCGCGGCATCATCACCGCCGCCCGCTCCAGCTCCGGCGGCGCCTTCGGTGCGATCTCGCTGATCATGATCGTGCTGCTGCTGTTCAAGACCATCGAGGACGCCTTCAACGACATCTGGGGCGTGCGCGTCGGCCGCTCGATCATCGTGCGGATCGTGTTCTATTGGACGATCCTCACGCTCGGCGCGGTCATCTTCTTTGCCGCGATCACGCTGCTCGGCGCGGGCACCTTCATCAACGTCTTCGAGCCGATGTTTCGCGACCTGCCCGGCGGGCATGAACTGCTCCGCATGCTAAAGTGGTCGCTCCCGCTCTTCTCGATGACGCTGTTGGTCGCGCTGCTGACGATTGTCTACCGCGTGATTCCCAACACGCGCGTCTTCTGGGCCGCGGCATTCCTCGGCGCGCTCGTGGTCACCGGCCTGCTGCTGCTCAACAACTACGCCGGCATGCTCTACGTCCGGCGCGTCATCCTCACCCGCAGTCTCTATGGCTCCGTGGCGCTGCCCCTGGTCCTCCTCTTCGCCCTGTACTTCTTCTGGCTGTACCTGCTGATCGGCGGCATCGTGAGCTACGCGGTGCAGAACGTGCAGTTCCGCAACAGCCAGGCCGCCTGGAGCACGCTGCCGGAAAACACGCGCGAGCGGCTCACGCTGGTGGTCTTCCTCACGATCTGCCGGCGGTTCCGCGAGTGCCTGCCGCCGATCTCCGCCTCGGACCTCAGCGTCATGCTCAAGGTCCCCACCCAATTGGTGAACGAGTGCCTGGGCCGGCTGGAGAAACTCGAGCTGGTGATGCCGGTCCTGCCGAAGACCGATCAGACCGAGCCCGACACGTGTTACCAGCCCGCGCGTCCGCTGAACCGCATCACGCTGCACGAGTTCAAGACCCGGGACGACAGCTTTGGCGAAAACCTGGTGGGCAGTTCGCTCGATCACATCGACCCCATCATCGCGCACTACGACGCCGCGCTGAACCGTCTCAGCGAGAACGAACTCTTCCAGAAGTCGCTCGACGACCTGTTTGCCGAATACAAGTTCGACGACTCGAGGCCGCCGTTCACCCTTGGCTCGCGGCCCGCCGAAAATCCGCCGTCGGCGTAA